From Hyphomicrobiales bacterium:
CGAGATGCTCCTTCAACACCGTATTGGCCTTCTCCTCGGCCGTGTCGATGATGCGGCGCACTTCCTCGTCGATCAGCTTCGCCGTCTCCTCGGAATTGTTCTGGTGCTGGGTGACGGAGTGGCCGAGGAACACCTCTTCCTGGTTTTCCTTGTAGCGCAGCCGACCGAGCTTCTCGCTCATGCCGTATTCCATCACCATGGCACGCGCCATGTTGGTCGCCTGCATGATGTCGTTGGAGGCGCCGGTGGTGACGTTCTCCTTGCCGAAGATGATCTCTTCCGCGACCCGACCACCGAACATCATCGCCAAACGGGCTTCCATCTCGACCTTCTTTATCGACAGGCGGTCACGTTCCGGCAGGTTCATGGTCACGCCGAGCGCACGACCGCGCGGGATGATGGTCACCTTGTGCAGCGGATCGTTACCCGGAACGCGCAGGCCGACCAGCGCGTGGCCCGCCTCGTGATAGGCCGTCAGCTTCTTTTCGTCCTCGGTCATGGCAAGCGTGCGCCGTTCGGCACCCATCATCACCTTGTCCTTGGCGTCCTCGAACTCGGCCATGGTGACGAGCCGCTTGCTGCGCCGTGCGGCCAGAAGCGCGGCCTCGTTGACGAGGTTCATCAGATCCGCGCCCGAGAAGCCCGGCGTACCGCGCGCCAGCACCTTGAGCTCGACGTCCGGCGCCAGCGGCACCTTGCGGACGTGAACCTTGAGGATGCGCTCGCGGCCGATGACATCCGGATTCGGCACGACGATCTGGCGGTCGAAACGGCCCGGACGCAGCAGCGCCGGATCGAGCACGTCGGGGCGGTTGGTCGCGGCGATAAGGATGATGCCCTCATTCGCCTCGAAGCCGTCCATCTCGACGAGCAGCTGGTTCAGCGTCTGCTCACGTTCGTCGTTACCGCCGCCGAGACCGGCGCCGCGATGACGGCCGACCGCGTCGATTTCGTCGATGAAGATGATGCAGGGCGCGTTCTTCTTGGCCTGTTCGAACATGTCGCGGACACGGCTCGCGCCGACACCGACGAACATTTCGACGAAGTCCGAACCCGAAATGGTGAAGAACGGCACATTGGCTTCGCCGGCGATCGCCCGCGCAAGCAGCGTCTTACCGGTGCCCGGAGGGCCGACCAGCAGCACGCCGCGCGGGATGCGTCCGCCAAGGCGCTGGAACTTCTGCGGATCGCGCAGGAACTCGACGATTTCCTCGAGGTCTTCCTTGGCCTCGTCGACGCCCGCCACATCCTCGAAGGTGACGCGGCCATGCGCCTCGGTCAAAAGCTTCGCCTTCGACTTGCCAAAGCCCATCGCCTTGCCGCCCGATCCCTGCATCTGCCGCATCACGAAGAGCCAGATACCGATGATCAGAAGCATCGGGAACCAGGTGATCAGCGTGCCGATCAGCGAGAAGTTCTCGCCCACCGGTTTCGCCGTGATGGTGACGTTCTTCGTCCGCAGTGAGTCGATGTAGGACGCATCACGCGGCGCATAGGTCTGGAACGTCGTTCCGTTCGTCAAATGGCCGGAAATCTGCTGCTCCTGGATCGTCACATCCCGGACGTTGCCACGGTCGACATCGGCAAGGAATTCGGAAAACGCGATCTCCTTTGCACCGGACCGCTGTCCCGGATTCTGAAACAGTTGGAACAGGGCGATCAGCAGCAGGCCGATGATGACCCACAGGGCGAAATTCCGGAAATTCGCGTTCATATTCATTCCCTAGATGGAGTCGGACCGGAGGAACGACGCGTCCGCAACAAACGTCAAACACCTCAACCAGCCGCTAAAATAGGTCTCCGCCGGTGGATTGCCAAGGGAGCTATCCCCGTTTCGACCTTTAACTTCCCATTATCCTAAACCCGCGCGGGCTTCTCCCGCGCCACCAGCGCCGGCAAGCGGTGCAATCGGCTCGAAACGCGCAACGGGAGCATCCCGCCCGCCGATCGACGCCACGGGGACGCCGGCCGCAGCGACAACGTTCTCGCCGATCCACAGTGAAGGAACCGTTTCGACAGCCCGTTTCGGCCACTCACCGCCCGTTTCCGCATCCAGCTGGCAACGGCCGTCGAGCCCAAGCGCACGAAGCGTAAGTCGCTCATTGACAACGGGTTCCTGCAGCGACACGCGAAACCGCCGATCCCAGATGACCGGTTCGGCGCCGCTCAGGTCACACTCTTCGAACCCGTCCCGGCCCGCTTCCCGGTAGATCCACACAGCACCGCACGCACGCTCGACCACCGCCCCGCCGAGCGTACGGCACACCCTTTGCGCCGCCGTGTCGGTGAGGCTGTCGAACAGGCCTTCGAGAGCGTCGAGCCGCGGGGTGTAGCGTTGACCGCCGGCAAAACGGATCGCACGGGCAAGAAGCCGAAGTGCGATTTCCTCGCGCGCCGCCGCCAACGCTCCCGGTCTGAGACCAACGAATCCACCTGGATGCACCAGCGCGCTGTCGGCCAGGAACCCATCGACCAGCGCATCGAGAGCATCGGCCGCGCGCCGCATATGGCGCGCCGTCCCGGCCAGCCGTTCAGCCGTCAGCCCCTCACCGGCAAGCGCCGGCATCAGGCCCCGCATCCGCACCCGGGCGTAGCCCGCATCGGTGTTGCTCGGGTCCTCGCTCCAGCCAACGCCGGCGTCGAGCAGAGTTGCCCGCAAACGCGCACGCGAAACACCGAGCAGAGGCCGCAGCAGCGTGATGCCGTCGAGCATGCGCTCATCTGCCATCGCGGCAAGCCCCGCGACCCCGCTGCCGCGCGCAAGCCGCAGCAGGAACGTCTCCGCCTGATCGTCGAGATGATGCGCCATGACGAGCGCCGAAAGATCGTGCCGCCGCGCCGCCTCGGTCAGAAGCTCCAGGCGCGCGTTGCGAGCCAACGCCTGCACATTGGCGCGCGGCTTTTCACCCACCCAATGCAGTGTTTCGTGCGGAAGACCGAGCGCATTCGCCTGTTCCGCAACCGCGCGCGCCTCGGCGGCAGCCTCCGCCCGCAGCCCATGGTCGACAGTCAACACCACACAGGCCGGCGCGGCTGCCTCTAGCAGAGCGAGCCAGCGGGTAGCCAGATGCATCAAAGCAGTCGAGTCGGCACCGCCGGAAACCGCAAGCCCGATCCGCCCGAAACGCGAAAGCGGCGCAAAAAGCGCCGCCAGCTCGTCATCACGGATCGGTTCGTCGGTCACTACCTCAACACCCGGACTTGCGCTGCTCCGACTGAGCCCGCGCGCGCACCGCCCGCGAAGCGTTCGGGTATTTGCGCAGCATCTCGGAATAGGTGGCACATGCCGTTCCGGTTTCGCCGAGACTGGCGAGCGACTGGCCGAGCTTCAGAAGTGCGTCAGGCGCCTTTTCGCTTTGCGGATAGGTGTTGTAGAGCGCCAGGAACTCGCGCGAGGCTTCCTGATAGCGCTGGCGCGAGAACAGGGTTTCGCCAAGCCAGTATCTGGCGCTCGGCACCAGCGCGTCGCTCGGATAGCTGGCGAGAAAATCACGGAAACCGGTTTCCGCCTGGCCGTATTCGCCGCGCAGCACGTAGCCATAGGCCACGTCGTAGGCGTCGCGCGGGTTCTGCGGATCGACGCGGGCGATCTGCTGGCCGCCGGTCAGGTCGGTCGGGCCGCTGTCGATCACGCCGCCAATGGCATCACCGGACCCCACGCCGGGAACCGGGTTACCGCCAAGCGTGTCGCCGCCGAAACTCTGCCGTCCACCGGCCAGCGCCGACAGATCGAGCGGCGCACCGATGACCGCGCCGATCTGGTCCTGCTGGTCCGCGGGAAGATCGTTCGCCGAAACCGTGCCGAGAAGCTGCGGCGGTGCCGTACCGGCGCTGAAGCTGTTTGCCGAGCCACTGGCATCCGCCGTCGCCGGTGCCGATGGGCGCGACGGAGCCTGCGAGCGCTTGCGCCCGCCGCTGCCTTCCAGTTCCTGCAAGCGGTATTCGGTATCTTCCTGCATGCGCCGGATCTGGTCCTGCAACTGCATCAGCCGGTGGTTCAGTTCCTCCACCTGGCCATTGAGCTGGCGCATCTGCGCCTCGAGGGTGTCGATCCGGAGCGACTGCGCAGCCGTCTCGCGGCTACCGCCGCTCTGGTTGCCGAAGATCACGCGCGCATTGTCCGCCGATGCCGTACTAACGAACGCGGTTGCCACGGCACCTGCCGCCAGCGCCGCGATCATTGTCTGTCGGGTACGGATCATCAAAACCATATCGTCCTCGTCTCGAGCATC
This genomic window contains:
- the ygbF gene encoding tol-pal system protein YbgF — its product is MVLMIRTRQTMIAALAAGAVATAFVSTASADNARVIFGNQSGGSRETAAQSLRIDTLEAQMRQLNGQVEELNHRLMQLQDQIRRMQEDTEYRLQELEGSGGRKRSQAPSRPSAPATADASGSANSFSAGTAPPQLLGTVSANDLPADQQDQIGAVIGAPLDLSALAGGRQSFGGDTLGGNPVPGVGSGDAIGGVIDSGPTDLTGGQQIARVDPQNPRDAYDVAYGYVLRGEYGQAETGFRDFLASYPSDALVPSARYWLGETLFSRQRYQEASREFLALYNTYPQSEKAPDALLKLGQSLASLGETGTACATYSEMLRKYPNASRAVRARAQSEQRKSGC
- the tilS gene encoding tRNA lysidine(34) synthetase TilS, encoding MTDEPIRDDELAALFAPLSRFGRIGLAVSGGADSTALMHLATRWLALLEAAAPACVVLTVDHGLRAEAAAEARAVAEQANALGLPHETLHWVGEKPRANVQALARNARLELLTEAARRHDLSALVMAHHLDDQAETFLLRLARGSGVAGLAAMADERMLDGITLLRPLLGVSRARLRATLLDAGVGWSEDPSNTDAGYARVRMRGLMPALAGEGLTAERLAGTARHMRRAADALDALVDGFLADSALVHPGGFVGLRPGALAAAREEIALRLLARAIRFAGGQRYTPRLDALEGLFDSLTDTAAQRVCRTLGGAVVERACGAVWIYREAGRDGFEECDLSGAEPVIWDRRFRVSLQEPVVNERLTLRALGLDGRCQLDAETGGEWPKRAVETVPSLWIGENVVAAAGVPVASIGGRDAPVARFEPIAPLAGAGGAGEARAGLG
- a CDS encoding cell division protein FtsH — encoded protein: MNANFRNFALWVIIGLLLIALFQLFQNPGQRSGAKEIAFSEFLADVDRGNVRDVTIQEQQISGHLTNGTTFQTYAPRDASYIDSLRTKNVTITAKPVGENFSLIGTLITWFPMLLIIGIWLFVMRQMQGSGGKAMGFGKSKAKLLTEAHGRVTFEDVAGVDEAKEDLEEIVEFLRDPQKFQRLGGRIPRGVLLVGPPGTGKTLLARAIAGEANVPFFTISGSDFVEMFVGVGASRVRDMFEQAKKNAPCIIFIDEIDAVGRHRGAGLGGGNDEREQTLNQLLVEMDGFEANEGIILIAATNRPDVLDPALLRPGRFDRQIVVPNPDVIGRERILKVHVRKVPLAPDVELKVLARGTPGFSGADLMNLVNEAALLAARRSKRLVTMAEFEDAKDKVMMGAERRTLAMTEDEKKLTAYHEAGHALVGLRVPGNDPLHKVTIIPRGRALGVTMNLPERDRLSIKKVEMEARLAMMFGGRVAEEIIFGKENVTTGASNDIMQATNMARAMVMEYGMSEKLGRLRYKENQEEVFLGHSVTQHQNNSEETAKLIDEEVRRIIDTAEEKANTVLKEHLEELHTIAKGLLEYETLSGAEIGNLLKGEPPHRDDGGEDSVGGGRSSAVPKTGGARPKGDESSDSGGMEPQPQG